One Enterococcus silesiacus genomic window carries:
- a CDS encoding aminoglycoside phosphotransferase, which produces MAFQLDKEWRLQPIKGATGQTFMGIRATERVFIKRNTSPLLAALSKEGIAPKLVWTKRTVTGDILTAQEWLDGQVLKAQEIGQRNDVVDVLYHLHHSHMLKSMLEKIGGQIYSPTMMLQAYGERLPKELQNNSYLARVYHYLQENIPNYSVHNYMVVHGDVNHRNWIVSNNYLYLVDWDSVMIADPALDLGMLLGHYVPRGSWNKWLLSYGMRPSEEALTRIKWYALFNFLQEILRHHQSGEKRAMNAEILKLKRAFGY; this is translated from the coding sequence ATGGCATTTCAGTTGGATAAAGAATGGCGCTTGCAGCCAATAAAAGGCGCAACTGGCCAAACTTTCATGGGTATACGTGCGACTGAAAGAGTATTTATTAAAAGAAATACTTCTCCTCTTTTGGCTGCATTGTCTAAAGAAGGAATTGCCCCTAAGCTAGTTTGGACGAAACGAACGGTGACTGGCGATATATTAACAGCGCAAGAATGGTTGGATGGTCAAGTACTCAAAGCCCAAGAAATCGGTCAAAGAAATGACGTTGTGGATGTTCTTTACCATTTACACCATTCACATATGCTGAAAAGCATGCTGGAAAAAATCGGTGGTCAGATCTATTCACCTACAATGATGCTCCAAGCATATGGCGAGAGATTGCCTAAGGAACTTCAAAATAATTCGTATCTTGCCAGAGTGTATCATTATCTGCAAGAGAATATACCAAATTATTCTGTTCATAATTATATGGTCGTTCATGGCGATGTCAACCATCGAAATTGGATCGTCTCAAATAATTATCTGTATTTAGTGGATTGGGATTCAGTTATGATTGCTGATCCAGCGTTAGATCTTGGCATGTTGCTCGGACATTACGTTCCACGAGGAAGCTGGAACAAGTGGCTGTTATCTTATGGCATGCGTCCAAGTGAGGAAGCGTTGACGCGAATCAAATGGTATGCGTTATTTAACTTTTTACAAGAAATTCTCCGACATCATCAATCAGGAGAAAAACGAGCAATGAATGCCGAAATTTTGAAGCTGAAACGAGCTTTTGGGTATTAA
- a CDS encoding tRNA (guanine-N7)-methyltransferase, producing the protein MRMRKRPGAAELLASHPELVVDEPKKWQGRWAERFGNTHPIHIEIGSGKGQFVVGMAKANPEVNYIGIDMQLSVLSIALEKALEEELPNLQLLHVNGEELTQYFAENEVDQIYLNFSDPWPKTRHEKRRLTFKTFLATDEKILKPNGEIHFKTDNRGLFEYSLSSFSKYGMILEQVWLDLHASDYEGNIMTEYEAKFSAKGQPIYRVEARFQAE; encoded by the coding sequence ATGCGAATGAGAAAAAGACCTGGAGCGGCGGAACTGTTGGCTAGTCATCCTGAATTAGTTGTTGATGAGCCTAAAAAGTGGCAAGGACGTTGGGCTGAACGTTTTGGGAATACTCACCCTATTCATATTGAAATCGGCTCTGGTAAGGGACAATTTGTAGTAGGAATGGCAAAAGCTAATCCAGAAGTTAATTATATTGGGATCGACATGCAATTAAGTGTTCTTTCGATTGCATTAGAAAAAGCGCTAGAAGAAGAACTACCTAACTTACAATTGCTGCATGTCAATGGAGAAGAACTAACGCAATATTTTGCAGAAAACGAAGTGGATCAAATTTATTTGAACTTTTCTGATCCTTGGCCAAAAACACGTCACGAGAAACGTCGTTTAACGTTCAAGACTTTTTTAGCGACAGATGAAAAAATTCTAAAACCGAATGGTGAAATTCATTTTAAAACAGATAATCGTGGGTTGTTTGAGTATTCGTTAAGCAGCTTTTCAAAATATGGGATGATTTTGGAGCAGGTCTGGTTGGATTTACACGCTAGTGACTATGAAGGAAATATCATGACGGAGTATGAAGCAAAGTTTTCTGCTAAAGGACAACCGATTTATCGTGTAGAAGCACGATTTCAAGCAGAATGA
- a CDS encoding multidrug ABC transporter ATP-binding protein: MKKILIYLPIVTTTIVILSLFVQTLSDLYLPTLTAEIINIGVIRNNQTVIWQRGLLMLLFSAVSFGSAAVSVYLSAGIANKLGEKLREKVFKKVASFSQKEMDHFGASSLITRNTNDVTQVQNLVEMALKFIIIAPIYLFGGLYFSYRLDARLTLIFISVTPLLLLACLLTFRYANPLFEKVQGKIDQLNLIFKEGLTGIQVIQAFNKEETEYKRYEKENDIYTKLAIRSNVLVSFLIPFMTLVMSVATVVITWLGAKDINVGQMEIGTMIGVISYAGQILSGIGILTMVISFIPRGQTSAKRINEVLEYQNEIQDGENQLQINQTEKNQLVLEDVTFRYDEAEENTIDHFSFSVQSEEVLAIIGSTGAGKTTLINLLDRLYDPTDGAILFNNQKINQITQTKWHEQVSLVPQMNQLFSRTIRENLRIGNEQASDKELWQALKLAEAADFVEASGGLDGLVEKNGGNFSGGQKQRLCLARAFIKKAPIYLFDDSFSGLDFKTDAKIQRNIRNGLKKSIKIIVAQRITTVKNATHIAVINEGKLVGFGSHEELKQNNSVYQEIILSQMEAVE, from the coding sequence ATGAAAAAAATACTGATATATCTACCCATAGTTACTACTACGATTGTTATTTTATCCTTGTTTGTACAAACGCTAAGTGACTTATATTTACCCACACTTACGGCTGAGATAATCAATATAGGAGTAATTCGAAATAATCAAACAGTGATTTGGCAAAGAGGGCTGTTGATGTTGCTCTTTTCTGCAGTTAGCTTTGGATCCGCTGCAGTCAGTGTGTATCTATCTGCGGGAATTGCCAATAAACTTGGAGAAAAATTGCGAGAAAAAGTATTTAAGAAGGTAGCTTCTTTTTCACAAAAAGAAATGGATCATTTCGGTGCTTCTTCACTAATTACAAGAAATACAAATGATGTAACTCAAGTACAAAATTTAGTAGAAATGGCCTTGAAATTTATCATAATTGCTCCTATTTATTTGTTTGGCGGTCTTTATTTTTCGTACCGTTTAGATGCGCGCCTAACGTTGATCTTTATCTCCGTTACACCTCTATTATTGCTTGCGTGTTTGTTGACGTTTCGGTATGCGAACCCTCTTTTTGAAAAAGTACAAGGGAAAATTGATCAACTAAATTTGATTTTTAAAGAAGGCTTGACTGGGATTCAAGTCATACAGGCTTTTAATAAAGAGGAGACGGAATACAAACGCTATGAAAAAGAGAACGACATATATACTAAATTAGCGATACGATCCAATGTGTTGGTTAGTTTTTTGATTCCTTTTATGACATTGGTAATGAGCGTGGCGACTGTGGTAATTACTTGGTTGGGAGCCAAAGATATCAATGTCGGGCAAATGGAAATTGGGACGATGATCGGGGTTATTTCATATGCTGGACAGATTTTAAGCGGCATCGGCATTTTGACGATGGTGATTTCATTTATTCCTAGAGGGCAAACCTCTGCTAAAAGAATCAACGAAGTGTTGGAATACCAAAACGAGATTCAAGATGGAGAAAATCAGCTTCAGATAAATCAAACTGAAAAAAATCAACTGGTGTTAGAGGATGTAACTTTTCGGTATGATGAAGCGGAAGAAAATACTATCGATCATTTTTCTTTCTCTGTGCAGTCTGAGGAAGTCTTAGCGATTATCGGCAGTACTGGGGCCGGGAAAACAACGCTCATAAATTTGCTTGATCGTTTATATGATCCGACTGACGGAGCTATTTTATTCAATAATCAAAAAATCAATCAAATTACTCAGACAAAATGGCATGAGCAAGTAAGCCTAGTTCCACAAATGAATCAGCTTTTTTCTAGAACCATTCGTGAAAACTTACGAATTGGAAATGAGCAGGCTTCTGATAAGGAATTATGGCAAGCGCTAAAATTAGCTGAAGCAGCAGATTTTGTCGAAGCCTCAGGCGGATTAGATGGTTTAGTAGAGAAAAATGGCGGCAATTTTTCTGGTGGACAAAAGCAAAGGCTTTGCTTAGCTAGAGCTTTTATCAAGAAAGCGCCTATTTATTTATTTGATGATTCATTTTCTGGTTTAGATTTTAAAACAGATGCCAAAATACAGAGAAATATTCGTAATGGATTGAAAAAGTCAATTAAGATTATCGTGGCTCAGCGTATTACGACAGTAAAAAATGCGACGCATATCGCCGTCATAAATGAAGGGAAATTAGTTGGTTTTGGATCTCACGAGGAATTAAAGCAAAATAACTCAGTCTATCAAGAGATTATTTTGTCTCAAATGGAGGCAGTAGAATGA
- a CDS encoding multidrug ABC transporter ATP-binding protein, with protein MTIKEAQKQMKSGELGVNSKKMFRTFRRLMSYMKANKWLLVLVLLLAIGGTMVQVVSPKILGNATTLIFEGVSSKTGVDFTKLVWILVLVGLLYFGNFIADFLQQALMTAIAQKTTQNLRNDLKRKISNLPSSFIDEQSNGNLMSIAINDMDNIATMLQQSFVQLMSSFVLVIGMIGIMLTISWKLTLAACLIVPCSYLITRYFTPKARVNLEKYLHAQGNLNGYIEEAYDGYTVIKSFNYEKVAFNQFEHINKEMYETGCKSKFFADIMMPILILMKNLIYVISCAFGAVEVLTGNIPIGNLQAFLQYSTQFSKPISEFSQIWSDMISVIASAERVFKILDEKERIIYDRKFVNREDDTAKVRFDHVQFGYSKELLLKDFSLTVEPGETIAIVGHTGAGKTTLLNLLQRFYDISGGSILIDGIDSRNLSYEELHRRIGIVLQEAWLFSGTIYDNIAYSQPNATKEQVYAAAKAAYVDEFVRKLPKGYQTVLNEKANNISQGQRQLITIARAFLANPEILILDEATSNVDTRTEMLIQNAMKQLLVGRTSFVVAHRLSTIYGASKIIVMDHGDVVESGNHHDLLAAQGVYADIYNSQFLSAST; from the coding sequence ATGACTATAAAGGAAGCACAAAAACAAATGAAAAGTGGAGAATTAGGAGTGAACTCTAAAAAAATGTTTAGAACATTCCGCCGTTTAATGTCCTATATGAAAGCTAATAAGTGGCTGCTTGTTCTGGTATTACTACTAGCTATTGGCGGCACAATGGTACAAGTCGTTAGCCCGAAGATCTTAGGAAATGCGACAACATTGATTTTTGAAGGAGTAAGCTCAAAAACTGGGGTAGATTTTACCAAATTAGTGTGGATTCTAGTGCTGGTTGGGCTACTGTATTTTGGGAATTTTATCGCTGATTTTTTACAACAAGCTTTAATGACGGCTATCGCACAAAAAACGACTCAAAATTTGCGCAATGATTTGAAAAGAAAAATCAGTAATTTGCCAAGCTCATTTATCGATGAGCAGTCCAATGGAAACTTAATGTCGATTGCAATCAATGATATGGATAACATTGCGACGATGCTCCAGCAAAGTTTTGTACAACTAATGTCTAGTTTTGTATTAGTGATTGGAATGATTGGAATCATGCTGACCATTAGTTGGAAGTTAACCTTAGCTGCTTGTTTGATTGTACCGTGTAGTTATTTGATTACACGCTATTTCACACCTAAAGCACGCGTTAACCTTGAAAAATATCTTCATGCCCAAGGCAATCTTAACGGCTACATCGAAGAAGCCTACGATGGATACACGGTCATAAAAAGTTTCAATTATGAAAAAGTAGCTTTTAATCAATTCGAGCATATTAACAAAGAAATGTATGAAACAGGTTGTAAATCAAAATTTTTTGCTGATATTATGATGCCGATCTTAATTTTAATGAAAAATTTGATTTATGTTATCAGCTGTGCTTTCGGTGCGGTAGAGGTTTTAACAGGGAACATTCCGATTGGGAATTTACAAGCCTTTTTGCAATACTCAACACAATTTTCTAAACCGATCAGTGAGTTTTCTCAAATTTGGAGTGATATGATATCAGTTATTGCATCAGCAGAACGGGTTTTTAAAATATTAGACGAAAAAGAACGAATAATTTATGATCGGAAATTTGTTAACCGGGAAGATGACACAGCAAAAGTCAGATTTGACCATGTTCAATTTGGGTATAGCAAAGAATTATTATTGAAGGATTTCTCTTTAACTGTTGAACCAGGCGAAACGATTGCGATTGTTGGACATACTGGAGCAGGGAAAACCACACTACTAAATTTACTACAGCGCTTTTATGATATTTCAGGCGGTAGTATTTTAATAGATGGCATTGATAGTAGAAATCTTAGTTATGAAGAGTTACACCGGCGAATAGGTATCGTTTTACAAGAGGCCTGGCTTTTTTCTGGAACGATCTACGATAATATTGCGTATAGTCAACCAAATGCGACGAAAGAACAAGTTTATGCTGCGGCGAAAGCTGCGTATGTGGATGAATTTGTCAGAAAGCTGCCAAAGGGTTATCAGACAGTTCTGAATGAAAAAGCAAATAATATTTCTCAGGGACAGCGGCAATTGATCACGATTGCCAGAGCTTTTTTAGCCAATCCAGAGATTTTGATTTTAGATGAAGCAACTTCCAATGTGGATACTCGAACAGAGATGTTGATTCAAAACGCGATGAAACAATTATTAGTTGGACGGACAAGCTTTGTTGTTGCCCATCGGTTATCCACGATTTATGGTGCAAGTAAAATCATTGTGATGGATCATGGTGATGTGGTGGAATCAGGCAACCATCACGACTTGCTAGCAGCTCAAGGCGTATATGCAGATATTTATAATAGCCAGTTTTTATCAGCTTCAACGTAA
- a CDS encoding peptidase, translating to MNEENELSYFKGGLAIGVSLGILSGIASTLWYQKKRTLDADLVLENVKEAFLKEGPIEGSWIEFEKKPLRKFAVHSKTYNGGISRLEDGVMVQYEFTADAFTGTVIDVKRIKD from the coding sequence ATGAATGAAGAAAATGAATTAAGCTATTTTAAAGGTGGCTTAGCGATTGGCGTGAGTCTTGGCATCTTAAGCGGGATCGCTTCAACTTTATGGTACCAGAAAAAACGCACATTGGATGCGGATTTGGTTTTAGAAAACGTGAAAGAAGCCTTTTTGAAAGAAGGACCGATCGAAGGCTCTTGGATCGAGTTTGAGAAAAAACCATTACGGAAGTTTGCAGTACATTCAAAAACTTATAATGGCGGGATTTCACGTTTAGAAGATGGCGTTATGGTTCAGTACGAATTTACTGCTGACGCTTTTACAGGCACTGTGATTGATGTGAAACGAATCAAAGATTGA